From a region of the Labilithrix sp. genome:
- the thiS gene encoding sulfur carrier protein ThiS — translation MKLTINGSERDVPDGLTVRALVEHLGLGGGPVAVEQNREVVPRAEHAARALKDGDTVEIVHFVGGG, via the coding sequence ATGAAGCTCACGATCAACGGAAGCGAGCGCGACGTCCCCGACGGGCTCACCGTGCGCGCCCTCGTCGAGCACCTCGGCCTCGGCGGCGGGCCCGTCGCGGTCGAGCAGAACCGCGAGGTCGTCCCCCGCGCCGAGCACGCCGCGCGCGCGCTGAAGGACGGCGACACCGTCGAAATCGTCCACTTCGTCGGCGGCGGCTAG